The sequence ATTAAAGTTCAATAACCTGTTGAACAGATTATCCGGCTTATCCATTGTTGTGTTTTTAACCGTAGTTCTTTTTACATCATGTAAAGAGCAGAAAAGTTACGAGCAGCCGGAATTGGGTATTAAAACCGTGCAGCTTCTGCAGGCAGATGGTTACCAGTTTAAAGATTTAAACAAAAACAACAAACTTGACAAATACGAAGACTGGCGTTTAACGACCGATGAGCGTGTTGCCGATTTACTGGAGCAAATGACGCTTGAAGAAAAAGCCGGGTTTATGCTGATAAGTACCATAAATATGGGCGGAGCTTCCGGTAGTGGATTTGGCGGAAGCCAAAATGTAACCAGTGACTTGTCGGAAGAGGATAACATTAATGAAACCAACTTTTTTACACGTCAACCACTTCCGGTGCCGACATTGAGCGTTTCAGGAACTACAAAAGGAATATTGGAAAGAAACCTGCGCCATTTTATTCTGCGTGCCAATACCAAGGCGTCAACAATTGCCGAGTGGGCAAATAACGTGCAGTCGGTTGCTGAAACATCACGTTTGGGAATTCCTGTTCTGATTACTTCAAATCCAAGGAATCATGTTACCATCGATAATTCACCCGGTTTAAGTTTAGGCGAAACAAGTTTTTCAAAATGGCCGGGAGAACTGGGTTTAGCAGCCATGCGCGATTTTGAGCTTACCCGCGAATTCGCGGAAACAGCAGCCAAAGAATGGGTAGCCGTTGGCGTACGAAAAGGGTACATGTACATGGCCGACTTAGCCACCGAACCGCGTTGGGGACGAACAGAAGGAACGTTTGGCGAAGATGCCGATCTGGCTGCAAATATGATGCGGGAAGTTGTTCTGGGTTTCCAGGGCGAAAAACTCGGACCGAATTCAGTTGCGTTGACAACAAAACATTTTCCGGGTGGCGGCCCTCAGAAAGAAGGGCAGGATGCGCATTTCGACTGGGGAAAAGACCAGGAATATCCCGGAGATATGCTGGATTATCATCTGAAACCGTTTAAAGCCGCAATCGACGCCGGAACATCGGCCATCATGCCGTATTACGCGGTACCTGTAAATACCAAATATGAAGAAGTTGGTTTTGCATTTAATAAGGCAATTATTACCGATCTGTTACGAGGCGAACTCGGTTTTCAGGGAATTATAAATTCCGATACAGGACCCATTTTTATGATGCCGTGGGGAGTTGAAAACCTGTCACTTTCGGAACGTTATCAAAAAGCACTGGAGGCCGGTGTCGACTTGTTCTCCGGTGTCGCTGATCCTACATTTCTATTGGAGACAATAAATGAAGGATTGGTTACGGAAGCACGCATCGATGAATCAATAGCTCGTTTGTTAAAAGAAAAATTTGAATTGGGAATCTTTGAAAATCCTTATGTTGAGGTTGAAGCTGCTGATCAGATTGTTGGAAATGCCGACTTCCAGGAAAGAGCAAACCTTGCACTTCGAAAATCTATTGTTTTACTTCGGAATGATGATAACCTTTTGCCATTCAAACCGAAAACAAAAGTGTATTTTGAAAAATATATGGTTTCGCGCGGAAGTGATAATCCGCATATTGTAATTATTCCCGAAACAAATAACTGGAATATTGAATTTGTTGATTCGCCTGATAAAGCCGATCAGGTTGTGCTGTGGTTGATTCCGAGTTCGGGTGGCTTATTTGGATCGGCAGGTGCTGAAATTCATAACGAACTGTCGAAGAATAATATCGACGTTGACTATGTGAATCAGCTTAAAGCTCAAAAGCCAACAACGGTAGCAATTAACTTTAGTAATCCGTGGGTGATCAGCGAAATCGATAGCGGAAATATGAACACGGTTTTGGCCACTTTTGGTACAACTACTGATGCTTTTCTTGACGTAGTTTCTGGAAAATTTAATCCAACAGGTAAAATGCCATTTTCTATTCCGGCATCTACCGAAGCCGTGTTGAATAATCTTCCTGATGTTCCCGGAGCACAGGAAGCTAAAGGTTATGCTGTTTTTGATTTTGATGCAGGAATGAGCTACTAAAAGTAGAGACGGAGTAATAGATTACCTTGTAAGATTGTGCAAACAAAAAATGCCGATGAAGTTTATTTCATCGGCATTTTTTATGGTGTTTTTTCGAATTTATTCTTCGTCTATTGCCTGATAGTTAAAGTTCTTAAAGGTTACTTTTCCATCACCAATCGAACAAAGCCCAATGCGTAAACTCAGGAAGCCACTTAGCACGTTGTGGTGCAAGGCCGATGTCTCAAACGAATTTTCAGTTTTAATCCAATCTTTTCCATCCAGACTGTAATACATGTCAACCGTGTTGTTTACACTTTTTAATCGCAGATAAACATGTCGATCGATTACATTTTGTTCCGTGGCAAACTGCCATCCTCTCAGGTTCGACAGAATGTTAGTATCATCGGCAAGAATACCCGAAGAAGCTTGTTGGTTGTAAAACAAAACCAATCCTCCAATTGCATCGCCTTCAATTTCCATTTCAACGTCGGCTGTGTAGGCATGATCGGCCGGAATGGTCAACATTGGCGAGCAATCTGCAATTCCGTGTCCTTTCCCTTTAATTACAACACTGTTGTTTTTCACTTCAAAACGATCGGTATCGTAATCGCCAAAGAATTTCCATTGCGGATTTAGTTCGTCTCCTGCAAAATCGTCGCTCAGATTCATTGGTTTCTGCGCCACATTTGCTTTGCCCGGAAGAACCATTGGTTTGGCAATATCAATGTCGTCAGGAATTTTATACCAGCCATCTTCTGTCCACTCAAGTGGCACCAGCATAGTTTGACGTCCCATGTTGTAAAAACCGTTTTCGTAACCGTGGAAAAGCATATAAGTATTGCCGTCAACATCGTCGAAAATGGTTCCGTGCGCTACCGACCACCATTGATCTTTGTTCGATTGAGCGCGGAGAATTGGATTATGCGGAGAATTTTCCCACGGACCAAGTGGCGATTTCGATCGGGCAGAAATTACCATGTGACCGGTTGCCGGGCCAGCTGTTCCGCCTTCAGCCACTGTCAGGTAATAATATTCGCCGTGTTTGTAAAGTTTTGGTCCTTCCATACAAAAACATTCAATCGACCAATCGCGTGGAATTTCCCAGCCATCGTAGCTGTGTACCGGCTCGCCGGCCACCGAAAGTCCGTCTTTGGTAAGCGGAACATAAGCACCGCTGCTAAAATACAGGTAGCGGTTTCCTTCTTCGTCCACCACATGTCCGGGATCGATCATGCTGATGTCGATCAGAACAGGCTCTGTCCACGGGCCTTCAATATTCTCGGCTGTAATAACATAGTTTTTATTGTCGGCCGGGAAATAGATGTAATATTTCCCGTCATATTTTGCAAGGTCGGGTGCCCATACCGAGCCAACGTTTGTGCGCAGCACATTGGCCACCGGCTCCCAGTTGATCAGATCGGTTGAGTGCCAGATCAAAAGTCCCGGATAATAATAGAATGACGAATGAACCATGTAGTAATCTTCGCCATCGACTAAAATACTTGGGTCGGGGTAGTCGCCATGAAACAGTGGATTAGTAAAAGGGGTGTTAGTATTTGTCTTAGTTTTGTTCTGGCCATTAGTTAAAAGGCAAGAACTTAAAAACAAAAATGCAAAGAATATTTTTCTGTAGTTCATTGTAATTTTGATAATTTGTATTCAATTTAATATCGATACAAAGCTAATGTACATCTGTGTTGATGGGAAATAATTGAATGATTAAAATGTTTCCAAATGATGTGTGATTTGTTTACTTGAGGTTAATTGATAGTGCACAAAGCGTTGATACAGTTTGATTTGAAGTGTTTTTGTTATTTTAGAAGTTAGAAATCATAAAATAACTACGATGAGAACCGGATTTAAAAGAATACCAACACTTTTTGTTTTTGCTTTGTTCGTTTTTAGTACTTCTGCTGTTGCGTCCAAAAATCTCACTGAAAAATCAGCAATAGAAGAAAGTACTCCTGTAATTCTTGAAATGAACGGAACCGAAATAAAGGCCACATTAAACAATACGTTAACCGCACGGGAATTTATTAAATTACTTCCTTATTCGGTGACGGTTACGCGGGCAGCAGATGACCTTTGTGGATCGGTAAGTGAAAAACTGGAAACTGACAGAAGTGAAGGAAAGAAAAGTGGGAGATAGGAGAAATTGGTTGGTTCGATGGCTGGTTTACCATCTTGGTGGACAATGAGCAAAAATTCACGAATATGCCGGGATAGGGTGTTATGATTATCGGAAAAATTGCTGATAATGATATTAAAACTGTAAAAGCCTTTTCCTGAAGGGGGGAGATAAGGGGCAGGTTGGATGATTAATCTTTATTCTTCTAACTCTTTTACCGTTAAAAATCAAACTTACTGTAAAAAAGTACCGGCTTCGATTAATATTTTCAGGTAAATAACAGTCCATACACAAAACCTTACTCAATTTATAATATTATGAAAAATCAATTAACTAAAAACATTGCAGGATTTTTGATTCTGCTGATGATTGTTTTTACTGCAAATTCGCAGGAATGGGCCAATTTCAGAGGAGGTCCCAGAGTTATTTCTCCCGAAATTAACGGAAACAGCGTAACCTTTCGTTTAAGTGCACCGGATGCTTCATCTGTTTCGGTTTCTGGTAGTTGGAAATCTACTAACAGATCGGTGCCAATGGTAAAAGACACCGCTGGTGTTTGGTCGGCTACTGTTTCAGGATTAGCTCCCGAATTATACAACTACACATTTTCGGTTGATGGAGTTGGGATGATAGATCCCAGAAACTCAGAGCAGATAATTCGTGATGGATCGAGGTACATGAGTATTTTTATCATTCCCGGCGACGAGTCGGAAATGTATGCTGCCGATGTTTCAATCGCTCATGGCAATCTGGAAAAAGTATGGTACAAATCGTCAACGCTTGATTTAACCCGCAGAATGTATGTATATACGCCGGCCGGTTATAAAGAGAGCTCGGAAAAGTACCCTGTGTTCTACTTATTGCACGGTGCCGGTGGCGACGAAGATGCTTGGTCGAGTATGGGACGTGCGGTTCAGATTATGGACAACCTGATTGCTGCCGGAAAAGCAGAGCCAATGATTGTAGTTATGACCAACGGAAATGCCAACCAGGCAGCTGCACGAGTTGATTATCCTGTGGCTCAGGAACAAGGAGGCATGCGTGGTTTTGGTAGTGCAGGTAAATTCGAACAAAGTATTATCGACGATGTAATACCGTATATCGACAGTAATTATCGTACGTTAACCGATCGGGGAAATCGTGCTATTGCAGGTTTGTCGATGGGGGGAGCGCAAACAACTTATGCCGCGTTAAACAACCTTGATAAATTTGCCTGGGTTGGGTCGTTTAGTGGTGCTTTTGTTTTGTGGCCAAATGCCAGGGCCGTTTCAGAAGGCGGTGCAAATGGTCCCGGTCGCGGTCCGCAGTTGCTTAGTTTGGAGGCCGTGGAAAATACAGTTTTCCCTGATTTAAATTCATCGGTAAATTCAGAGTTGGAATTGTTCTACATCGCCATTGGAAATGATGACTTTTTATTTGAAGCGAACCGCCAATTCAAAGATTGGTTAAAAGAAGAAAAAATCGATTTTGTTGATATTGATACTCCGGGATATTCTCACGAGTGGAGTTACTGGCGTATTTGTTTGCTTGATTATGCCAGCAGGCTTTTTAAGTAACAGAAATCTGATATAAGAAAAGCGGCTGTTCATCTTAAATAAGAACAGCCGCTTTTTTATTTGAGTATGTTTCAAAATCTTATTCTACAATTAGTTGGTCGTGTAAGAAATTTAGGCTGGCAGTATCTTGCAAAACTCCGCTTTTTTGCTGATCGCCCAGGTACATTATTTCTTTTATATCTGTTTTGTATGCAGGCCAGTCCGGAAGTTCGTCGCTGTTCGGATCCCCTTTAATGATAAAATTTACCCAATACTCCGACATCACATCGGCCAGTTGATAATCGGTGTCTTCAAACGGACGGTCTACAAATTCCAGGTTGTTGTAGGCATAAGCCACTTCTCCGGTATGAAACGCGCCATAATCAACATAGTTACCTGGTGGCACTCTTCGCGTAAACCGATATACATAAACATTTTTACCGTGGTCGCTTGTCAGGTTTGCCAGCGTATAATTTTGTGCACCAAAAGCAATGTCTCTTTGCAAATGCAATTGTGAAATCTCAGCGACTTCGTCTTTCGTAGCAGGATAATATCTTAAAAGTTCCTGCCCGGCATCTCCCCATTGTTCTAAAATATTTTTCTTGTATTCATCCGCTTTCTCAAATTCCCCAATAAATACGCCGTCGTCTTCATTCCAGCCGGTTAGTATACTCACGTTGTTCTCGATGTTTTCTGTGAATATTTTCGTAACACTTTCGGGTAAAATATATCCGTCGATAATTGGGTGGGTATTAAAACGAACCTTGTTTTGTAAGTCAATTGACGGAATTTTTCGCAGCTCTTCAAGAGATGTTGCATTTAATTCATCGGCAACTTCTGATCCTACTAGTTCTGCGTGGTTCAGGTCAAGCAGAGCTGTTCTGTCCGCTCCCGGATTTCTGCTCAGCAAACCCGCGCCGCTTTGAGCAATGGCTTTCTGGAATAAGCCATTTGCTTTTGGTGATGCCACCAAAAAAACAACACTGGCCGAACCTGCCGACTGGCCTGCAATAGTTATATTATCCGGATTGCCGCCAAAAGCTGCAATATTGTTCTTTACCCATTTCAGTGCGGCAATCTGATCCATCAAACCGTAATTTCCGGAGGCCTTGTTTGGCGATTCTGCAGTAAGTTCAGGATGGGCTAAAAATCCAAATATTCCGAGTCGGTAATTGATGTTTACGAATACAACACCTTTTTTCGCCATTGCTTCGCCATCATAAATAGGTACAGAGCCGCTTCCTGAAGTAAAACCTCCACCGTGGATAAAAACTACAACCGGTCTTTTTTCATCTGTCGATTTTGCGCCTGTCCATACATTCAAATACAGACAATCTTCATCGATTGGTTCCTCGGGAATCAGAAACTCTTCCGACCACATATAAAATGGCTCCGGAAATGGCTGCATTGCACTGGCTGCAAACGTATCACACTTTTTTACACCTTCCCACTTCTGAACAGGAGCTGGTGCCTTCCAGCGCAGATCTCCAACAGGAGGTGCAGCAAAAGGAATCCCTTTGAATACAGAAATGTCGGAATCTTCGTTTTTGACGCCGGGAATTAAACCACCGTCAACTTTAACTTTGGCTATATCGATTGCAGTTTCCTGCGTATTTGATTGGTTTGTTTTACATGATGCAAATGCCAGTAAAACAATCAATAAGATAAATGTTCGATCCATCATAAAGTTTAGGTTTTGTTCTATTCTCCTAACAACTGCTTTTTCAGGAAATCATATCTTTCCGCGGTTTCAGTAATTGGCATCATTCCAACATTTTTCCCAATTCCCATTACTTCCTTAACATCAGAAGAATAGGGAAGCCATTCCGGTAATTCTTCTCCATTCGGGTCTCCGGTTTTTACGAAGTTCACCCAATACGACGACATCGCCTGTGCCACGCTTCTGTCTACATCGGTCCACGGGCGGTCGAGCATTTTCAGATTATTAAAAACATAAGGCATTTCTCCGGTGTGGAAAGCGCCATATTCAGGATGTTCGGGCCATGGAATAGCTTGCTCAAAATAATATTCAAAGGCTTTTGTCTTGGCTGTTTTTGCTCTGAATTCCATCCATAAATAAGTATTTAAGCGGCTTTGTTCCTGTCCGGCTAATTTTACGGCTTCTTCAGCATCCGATCCATACTGGGCCACAAATTCATCTCCCGTATCGCCTCGATAGCGGGTTTCATCCGCATTCATTCCACTTATAAAAGGAACATCGTTTTGTTGGCCTGCTGCATAAATATTCTTCAATTCATCGGGTTGATAATAACCATCGATTACGCCACCATAACGGGTTCTTGGTTGGTCGGGATCTGTGGCAATAATTTCTTCGTACGACATCGCTCTTAAATCGGCGAGCGAACTGGCGCCTTTCATTTCCTGAAATTCGAGCCCTTGTTTTTCTGCTTGCTCCAAGGTTAATGATCCCATTGGGCCACTGGTGAATGACGTTCCACTTTGAGTAATAGCACCACTAAACAGTCCGGCAGCCACAGGCGAAGCCAATAAACCGCTAACAGACCGTGCACCTGCCGATTGACCAACAATGGTAACCCGCGAAGGATCGCCACCAAAATTTTTGATATTGTTTTTTACCCATTTTAATGCAGCAACCTGGTCTAAAAATCCGTAATTGCCTGAAACGTTGTTGGGTGATTCTGCAGTAAGTTCGGGATGTGCAAGGAAGCCAAGAACACCCAAACGGTAATTTATTGTTACAACGATGATTCCTTTTTTTGCCAGTTCAACACCGTTATAAACATCAATTGCACCCGAGCCTTCAGTCAATGCACCACCGTGTATAAAAAACATCACAGCTAAATTGTCGGAAGTTGTTTTTGCAGGTGTCCATACATTCAGAAACAAACAATCTTCACTAATATCATTTTGAACCATAAATTCTTCTGTCCATGGAAGGTATGAATAGTTCCTGTTCTGGATTGCGCTTGCTCCAAATTCAGTGGCATCACGAACGCCTTCCCACGGAATTACAGGCTGTGGTTCGCGCCAGCGCAAATCGCCTACAGGTGGGGCGGCGAACGGAATTCCTTTAAAAATATAAAGCCGTCTGCTTCATTATTGATGCCGGTGATAATTCCTCCGTCAACCTGAACATTTTCGAAATTGATGGAGTCGTCTTGTTTTTTTGATTGGTTTGTTTGGCACGATGAGAACGCAAACAGAATTGCGAATAAGGCAAAAGTTAGTTTTTTCATTAAGTTTTGGTTTTTTATGGTTCTTAAATATAGTATTTTGTTTGCAAGTAGGTTACAAGGTTTGAATTAAGTAGTGGAGGTTAACATTATTCTTAAAATTAGGTGGAAATTAATCCAGACTAAAAGTAACAGTTGAATTTTTCGAGCCGGTTAACGCACTCATGTCCCCATCAATTTTTCCCAGATTGATAAGTCCGGAGGCAAAGCCAAAATTCTTGTAGAAAATGGCAATATCGCCCCATGGAGCGTAGTATGTTATATCGCCAACCGACGGTTTAAAACCCGATGGAGCACCTTCAGTAGATAATTTCCGGTCGGGATAAAATATTTTTTCCGTAGCGGCATAATCTTCCAGCTTTACCGTTAAAGGAAACAACGACACGAAATCTTTTGCGGTTTCGTTGTTTTCCATTGTAGCTGTCAGCACCATATCGCCAACAGTAATTTTGATCTTCATTTTTATCTCTTGATTTTTGGGATTATTCAGCTAATACACTTTTGTAATCATCATCCGATACCGGATCACCCCAGGTAACATTTTGCCCGTCTTTGTAATTGGTGAGTGCCACGTGCACAAATTCGCTGTTTGCAGCAGCGCCATGCCAGTGGTTTACATGCGGCGGAATATTTACCACATCACCTTTTTTAATTTTCTGTAGCGGCTCGCCTTCCGCTTTGTAAAAACCTTCTCCGGCCAGCACTAGCAATACCTGTCCTTTAGGGTGCGAGTGCCAGTTGGTACGCGACTCAGGATCGAAAATTACATTGGCAATGGAATATTCGTTGTTCTCATCGTTTTGTAACATCATACGAACACCAACTTTTCCTGTGAAGAATTTTGCCACAAATTCATCCGGAGCAGGATTTTGAGTAAATATGGGATCGATAGCTTTTACCGCTTCTTTAATATCTGCTGTCTCCTGTGTGTTTTTTGTTGGCTGATTACATGAATAAGCCATGAATAAAATACTTGCTGCTAACAGGGTATTTGAAATAATGCGTTTCATATGTAACTATTAAATTGATTACTAATTTGAGTTTCTCATCTTGAGGACATTCTCCATGATTGCGCGTCCGTTCTCAGCTTCCTCTTTCCCAACTGTTTTTTCAATAACGTTAAACATATCGTTCAGCTGACCTTCGGTAATTCCCACGTTCATTCCAAAATGAATATGTGCGCCTAACTGCGATCCGGTGCCGGTCATTGAAGCAAGTGCAGCATTTGTTACCAACTCTCGTTGCTGATAGCTCAATACATTGCTTTCAAAAATATCGGCGAATAAATGTTCTTTTAAAAAGGCATCGATACGAGGCGAGAATTCACCAGATCCGGGAGCCGGTTTCGACTGCGGCATGCCCGTCAGTTCTTCCAACACTTTTCGGCCTCTTTCATATCTATCTCCATCCTGGCTGTGCATTTTTATTTCCTTGCCTTGCTCATCGGTAATTCCTTTGGCTTTGCGCTCGTCTAACACTTTTCGGAATGCGTTAATACCATTCAGGCTACGCGGAAAACCGCAGTAAGCATACAGCTGCACAATGGCTTCGTTAATTTCGTTAATGCTTAATCCGGCATCCAAACCGTCGTTTAAAGCCTTGTTTAACTCCGGTATATTGCCTTGCGCGGTGTAGCTCGAAATGGCCACCATACTTTTTTCCTGATCGCTTAATGAATCATCCGTTGAAACAGAACTATTGGCGTTAAAAGAAATGATCAGGCTGAAAATAAGTACAGCCGGAGTAATCAATTGTTTTAAAGTTGTCTTCATGCTATTTTCTAATTTTTATTGTTCATGAATAAGTTTTTAAAGCCGCCAATAATTTACATGAAAATGCCAGCGTACTTTTTCGTAATAGTAACACTCGTATCAACTTGCTTGTTTAGTTAATCATCAATCTCACAGGTAAATTCAATCTATTAACTGTATGTTTGGCAAAGTTGGCCTGAATCAGGATAAAAAACATACCCGAATAACAGAGCCACTTACCAGTATTACGGAATCTGATGTATGGTGGTGTTGCTGATCGATGATTTGATGTGGTTTTTATTGACACACAAAGGAAAAAGCATACAGATGACTAATCTTGCCATAGCTTTTTATATTTGTTTATGTAAATAATCCAAAGCTTACTACAAATAAGCCTGGCCGATAATTAACTAAATACCTAAAAATTAAACTTAAAAATCTTCTTCTGTTAGCTTTTATACTGATTATGCCGTTTTTAACTCCGGCACAATCGCGGTATAAACGCGTAATTGTAACCATTGAACCGAATTAACAAAAAAGCACCCAACCGTAAAGTAGGGTGCTAAGGTGTACCTTTAAAACAGGTTTTACTGCAACCCTGCCGATGGCAAAAGCCTGTAATAGGCAATTGTTTTGGTTCCCTACGCGAATGATGCCCCAATAAAACCCATTTGCCACCACCCGGCACGGCGTAGGCATAAGAAAAAATGC comes from uncultured Draconibacterium sp. and encodes:
- a CDS encoding glycoside hydrolase family 3 N-terminal domain-containing protein, whose product is MKNLFVSVLKFNNLLNRLSGLSIVVFLTVVLFTSCKEQKSYEQPELGIKTVQLLQADGYQFKDLNKNNKLDKYEDWRLTTDERVADLLEQMTLEEKAGFMLISTINMGGASGSGFGGSQNVTSDLSEEDNINETNFFTRQPLPVPTLSVSGTTKGILERNLRHFILRANTKASTIAEWANNVQSVAETSRLGIPVLITSNPRNHVTIDNSPGLSLGETSFSKWPGELGLAAMRDFELTREFAETAAKEWVAVGVRKGYMYMADLATEPRWGRTEGTFGEDADLAANMMREVVLGFQGEKLGPNSVALTTKHFPGGGPQKEGQDAHFDWGKDQEYPGDMLDYHLKPFKAAIDAGTSAIMPYYAVPVNTKYEEVGFAFNKAIITDLLRGELGFQGIINSDTGPIFMMPWGVENLSLSERYQKALEAGVDLFSGVADPTFLLETINEGLVTEARIDESIARLLKEKFELGIFENPYVEVEAADQIVGNADFQERANLALRKSIVLLRNDDNLLPFKPKTKVYFEKYMVSRGSDNPHIVIIPETNNWNIEFVDSPDKADQVVLWLIPSSGGLFGSAGAEIHNELSKNNIDVDYVNQLKAQKPTTVAINFSNPWVISEIDSGNMNTVLATFGTTTDAFLDVVSGKFNPTGKMPFSIPASTEAVLNNLPDVPGAQEAKGYAVFDFDAGMSY
- a CDS encoding family 43 glycosylhydrolase, with the protein product MNYRKIFFAFLFLSSCLLTNGQNKTKTNTNTPFTNPLFHGDYPDPSILVDGEDYYMVHSSFYYYPGLLIWHSTDLINWEPVANVLRTNVGSVWAPDLAKYDGKYYIYFPADNKNYVITAENIEGPWTEPVLIDISMIDPGHVVDEEGNRYLYFSSGAYVPLTKDGLSVAGEPVHSYDGWEIPRDWSIECFCMEGPKLYKHGEYYYLTVAEGGTAGPATGHMVISARSKSPLGPWENSPHNPILRAQSNKDQWWSVAHGTIFDDVDGNTYMLFHGYENGFYNMGRQTMLVPLEWTEDGWYKIPDDIDIAKPMVLPGKANVAQKPMNLSDDFAGDELNPQWKFFGDYDTDRFEVKNNSVVIKGKGHGIADCSPMLTIPADHAYTADVEMEIEGDAIGGLVLFYNQQASSGILADDTNILSNLRGWQFATEQNVIDRHVYLRLKSVNNTVDMYYSLDGKDWIKTENSFETSALHHNVLSGFLSLRIGLCSIGDGKVTFKNFNYQAIDEE
- a CDS encoding cyclophilin-like fold protein, with the protein product MRTGFKRIPTLFVFALFVFSTSAVASKNLTEKSAIEESTPVILEMNGTEIKATLNNTLTAREFIKLLPYSVTVTRAADDLCGSVSEKLETDRSEGKKSGR
- a CDS encoding alpha/beta hydrolase-fold protein gives rise to the protein MKNQLTKNIAGFLILLMIVFTANSQEWANFRGGPRVISPEINGNSVTFRLSAPDASSVSVSGSWKSTNRSVPMVKDTAGVWSATVSGLAPELYNYTFSVDGVGMIDPRNSEQIIRDGSRYMSIFIIPGDESEMYAADVSIAHGNLEKVWYKSSTLDLTRRMYVYTPAGYKESSEKYPVFYLLHGAGGDEDAWSSMGRAVQIMDNLIAAGKAEPMIVVMTNGNANQAAARVDYPVAQEQGGMRGFGSAGKFEQSIIDDVIPYIDSNYRTLTDRGNRAIAGLSMGGAQTTYAALNNLDKFAWVGSFSGAFVLWPNARAVSEGGANGPGRGPQLLSLEAVENTVFPDLNSSVNSELELFYIAIGNDDFLFEANRQFKDWLKEEKIDFVDIDTPGYSHEWSYWRICLLDYASRLFK
- a CDS encoding carboxylesterase family protein; this encodes MMDRTFILLIVLLAFASCKTNQSNTQETAIDIAKVKVDGGLIPGVKNEDSDISVFKGIPFAAPPVGDLRWKAPAPVQKWEGVKKCDTFAASAMQPFPEPFYMWSEEFLIPEEPIDEDCLYLNVWTGAKSTDEKRPVVVFIHGGGFTSGSGSVPIYDGEAMAKKGVVFVNINYRLGIFGFLAHPELTAESPNKASGNYGLMDQIAALKWVKNNIAAFGGNPDNITIAGQSAGSASVVFLVASPKANGLFQKAIAQSGAGLLSRNPGADRTALLDLNHAELVGSEVADELNATSLEELRKIPSIDLQNKVRFNTHPIIDGYILPESVTKIFTENIENNVSILTGWNEDDGVFIGEFEKADEYKKNILEQWGDAGQELLRYYPATKDEVAEISQLHLQRDIAFGAQNYTLANLTSDHGKNVYVYRFTRRVPPGNYVDYGAFHTGEVAYAYNNLEFVDRPFEDTDYQLADVMSEYWVNFIIKGDPNSDELPDWPAYKTDIKEIMYLGDQQKSGVLQDTASLNFLHDQLIVE
- a CDS encoding carboxylesterase family protein, which translates into the protein MRWREPQPVIPWEGVRDATEFGASAIQNRNYSYLPWTEEFMVQNDISEDCLFLNVWTPAKTTSDNLAVMFFIHGGALTEGSGAIDVYNGVELAKKGIIVVTINYRLGVLGFLAHPELTAESPNNVSGNYGFLDQVAALKWVKNNIKNFGGDPSRVTIVGQSAGARSVSGLLASPVAAGLFSGAITQSGTSFTSGPMGSLTLEQAEKQGLEFQEMKGASSLADLRAMSYEEIIATDPDQPRTRYGGVIDGYYQPDELKNIYAAGQQNDVPFISGMNADETRYRGDTGDEFVAQYGSDAEEAVKLAGQEQSRLNTYLWMEFRAKTAKTKAFEYYFEQAIPWPEHPEYGAFHTGEMPYVFNNLKMLDRPWTDVDRSVAQAMSSYWVNFVKTGDPNGEELPEWLPYSSDVKEVMGIGKNVGMMPITETAERYDFLKKQLLGE
- a CDS encoding cyclophilin-like fold protein → MKIKITVGDMVLTATMENNETAKDFVSLFPLTVKLEDYAATEKIFYPDRKLSTEGAPSGFKPSVGDITYYAPWGDIAIFYKNFGFASGLINLGKIDGDMSALTGSKNSTVTFSLD
- a CDS encoding cupin domain-containing protein yields the protein MKRIISNTLLAASILFMAYSCNQPTKNTQETADIKEAVKAIDPIFTQNPAPDEFVAKFFTGKVGVRMMLQNDENNEYSIANVIFDPESRTNWHSHPKGQVLLVLAGEGFYKAEGEPLQKIKKGDVVNIPPHVNHWHGAAANSEFVHVALTNYKDGQNVTWGDPVSDDDYKSVLAE
- a CDS encoding carboxymuconolactone decarboxylase family protein, with product MKTTLKQLITPAVLIFSLIISFNANSSVSTDDSLSDQEKSMVAISSYTAQGNIPELNKALNDGLDAGLSINEINEAIVQLYAYCGFPRSLNGINAFRKVLDERKAKGITDEQGKEIKMHSQDGDRYERGRKVLEELTGMPQSKPAPGSGEFSPRIDAFLKEHLFADIFESNVLSYQQRELVTNAALASMTGTGSQLGAHIHFGMNVGITEGQLNDMFNVIEKTVGKEEAENGRAIMENVLKMRNSN